Proteins from a genomic interval of Amphiura filiformis chromosome 9, Afil_fr2py, whole genome shotgun sequence:
- the LOC140160098 gene encoding SCO-spondin-like produces the protein MEETEFCNTDACPIDGNWNPWSEWTPCDTTCNGGTTFRYRLCNDPLPKNDGADCEGDPMETMVCNPQPCNETICENGKVYEEGCVSSCPYHCADLQAGTQCVEDVNCEPGCRCPEGTLEQNGECVPQEQCDCLDEEGNLYAPDDNIVEECKNCTCINGTYMCEEYDCPIDCGWSSWSTWTECSETCGNGTQYRFRSGNNPTALNGGDDCVGDSEDQTQCNLSECPTECVCEPVTCNLGYIPVFIEAEDECCPVCKPVSVDIYTYLWKT, from the exons ATGGAGGAAACAGAATTCTGTAATACTGATGCATGTCCAA TTGATGGTAATTGGAACCCATGGAGTGAATGGACACCATGTGATACAACCTGCAATGGCGGTACTACCTTTAGATACCGATTATGCAATGATCCACTTCCTAAGAATGATGGTGCTGATTGTGAAGGCGATCCTATGGAGACCATGGTCTGCAATCCACAGCCATGCAATG aaaCCATATGTGAGAATGGCAAGGTGTATGAAGAAGGCTGTGTCAGCAGCTGTCCATATCACTGTGCTGACCTTCAAGCAGGCACTCAGTGTGTGGAAGATGTGAATTGTGAACCAGGATGCAGATGCCCTGAAGGAACACTGGAACAGAATGGTGAATGTGTACCACAGGAACAATGTGATTGCTTGGATGAAGAAGGCAACTTGTATGCACCTGATGATAACATAGTGGAGGAATGCAAAAATTG CACATGCATCAATGGTACTTACATGTGTGAGGAATATGACTGCCCTATTGATTGTGGATGGAGCTCCTGGTCAACTTGGACAGAATGTTCTGAAACCTGTGGAAATGGGACACAATACAGATTCAG ATCTGGAAATAATCCTACAGCATTAAATGGCGGTGATGACTGTGTTGGGGATAGTGAAGACCAGACACAGTGTAATTTAAGTGAATGTCCTACTGAGTGTGTCTGTGAACCTGTCACATGCAACCTG GGCTATATTCCAGTGTTTATAGAAGCAGAAGATGAATGCTGTCCTGTTTGCAAACCCGTCTCAG TTGACATCTATAcatacctatggaagacatga
- the LOC140160096 gene encoding uncharacterized protein: MGSGTIRQDLKVRAEEKDLGVIFDPTLKFSKHVGTISNKANRIVGLIKRTFDYMDEDMFRPLYKTLVRPHLEYANCVWSPFLQKDITAIEKVQRRATKMIPSFRELPYEMRLRRLNLPTLAYRRLRGDMIQVYKIMHGINATPETSKIQTIPIQN; this comes from the coding sequence ATGGGGAGTGGGACAATTAGACAGGACCTCAAAGTTAGAGCAGAAGAAAAAGACCTAGGAGTGATATTTGATCCAACGCTAAAATTCAGCAAGCATGTTGGGACCATAAGCAATAAGGCAAATAGGATAGTGGGTCTTATCAAGCGCACTTTTGATTACATGGACGAAGATATGTTTAGGCCTCTCTACAAAACTCTAGTTAGGCCTCATCTGGAGTACGCCAACTGTGTTTGGAGTCCTTTCTTGCAAAAAGATATCACTGCCATTGAGAAAGTCCAGAGGCGCGCCACAAAAATGATTCCATCTTTTCGTGAGCTTCCATATGAAATGAGACTTCGAAGACTCAATCTACCAACTCTTGCATATCGGAGATTAAGGGGCGACATGATTCAGGTGTACAAGATTATGCATGGCATAAATGCAACTCCGGAAACAAGCAAAATTCAAACCATACCGATTCAAAACTGA
- the LOC140160097 gene encoding uncharacterized protein: MVTREMVNQQCKCNWTQVCRKYCMQPSFCVRDMQVFTGPSDDTTEQKVLFPEQLDDVQFIKILPIESNNEPSLRLEVLGCVEATTTPAATTPVTRYTTIAVTTAENIVPSSLAPGVTNEDLRLNGPNAWTPSPNDTEPSVTIDLSKPSIVTGVILQGGGPDTDDFVTLFTVEYSPDGENFFPITDAADEPVVFTGPSDDTTEQKVLFPEQLDDVQFIKILPIESNNEPSLRLEVLGCVEATTTPAATTPVTRYTTIAVTTAVVCEEPLGMDSTNVLIPSENIVPSSLAPGVTNEDLRVNGPNAWTPSPNDTEPSVTIDLSKPSIVTGVILQGGGPDTDDFVTLFTVEYSPDGENFFPITDDADEPVVFTGPSDDTTEQKVLFPEQLDDVQFIKILPIESNNEPSLRLEVLGCVEATTTPAATTPVTRYTTIAVTTAVVCEEPLGMDSNNARIPSENIFPSSLAPGVTNEDLRLNGPNAWTPSPNDTEPSVTIDLSKPSIVTGVILQGGGPDTDDFVFTGPSDDTTEQKVLFPEQLDDVQLIRILPIESNNEPSLRLEVLGCVEATTTPAAMTPVTRYTTIAVTTAVVCEEPLGMDSNNVLIPSENIVPSSLAPGVTNEDLRLNGPNAWTPSPNDTEPSVTIDLNKPSIVTGVILQGGGPDTDDFVTLFTVEYSPDGENFFPITDAADEPVVFTGPSDDTTEQKVLFPEQLDDIQFIKILPIESNNEPSLRLEVLGCVEASK; the protein is encoded by the exons ATGGTAACAAGAGAGATGGTCAACCAACAGTGCAAGTGCAATTGGACACAAGTGTGCAGAAAGTATTGTATGCAACCATCATTCTGTGTACGAGATATGCAA gtaTTCACGGGACCATCAGATGACACCACAGAACAGAAAGTCCTTTTCCCAGAACAACTTGAtgatgttcaattcatcaaaatcttGCCAATTGAGTCTAATAATGAACCAAGTCTAAGATTAGAAGTGTTGGGATGTGTTGAAGCAA CAACCACACCTGCAGCTACGACACCAGTCACAAGATACACGACTATTGCAGTAACTACTGCAG AAAACATCGTTCCTTCATCACTGGCACCAGGAGTAACCAATGAGGATTTGCGTCTGAATGGTCCTAATGCTTGGACACCTAGTCCTAATGATACTGAACCATCAGTCACTATTGATCTTAGCAAACCAAGTATAGTAACCGGTGTTATCTTGCAAGGTGGCGGACCTGATACAGATGACtttgtgactttgtttactgtggaATACAGTCCAGATGGAGAAAACTTCTTCCCTATTACCGATGCCGCTGATGAGCCAGTG gtaTTCACGGGACCATCAGATGACACCACAGAACAGAAAGTCCTTTTCCCAGAACAACTTGAtgatgttcaattcatcaaaatcttGCCAATTGAGTCTAATAATGAACCAAGTCTAAGATTAGAAGTGTTGGGATGTGTTGAAGCAA CAACCACACCTGCAGCTACGACACCAGTCACAAGATACACGACTATTGCAGTAACTACTGCAG TTGTGTGTGAGGAACCACTTGGAATGGATAGTACCAACGTACTGATTCCATCAGAAAACATCGTTCCTTCATCACTGGCACCAGGAGTAACCAATGAGGATTTGCGTGTGAATGGTCCTAATGCTTGGACACCTAGTCCTAATGATACTGAACCATCAGTCACTATTGATCTTAGCAAACCAAGTATAGTAACCGGTGTTATCTTGCAAGGTGGCGGACCTGATACAGATGACtttgtgactttgtttactgtggaATACAGTCCAGATGGAGAAAACTTCTTCCCTATTACCGATGACGCTGATGAGCCAGTG GTATTCACGGGACCATCAGATGACACCACAGAACAGAAAGTCCTTTTCCCAGAACAACTTGAtgatgttcaattcatcaaaatcttGCCAATTGAGTCTAATAATGAACCAAGTCTAAGATTAGAAGTGTTGGGATGTGTTGAAGCAA CAACCACACCTGCAGCTACGACACCAGTTACAAGATACACGACTATTGCAGTAACTACTGCAG TTGTGTGTGAGGAACCACTTGGAATGGATAGTAACAACGCACGGATTCCATCAGAAAACATCTTTCCATCATCACTGGCACCAGGAGTAACCAATGAGGATCTGCGTTTGAATGGTCCTAATGCTTGGACACCTAGTCCTAATGATACTGAACCATCAGTCACTATTGATCTTAGCAAACCAAGTATAGTAACTGGTGTTATCTTGCAAGGTGGCGGACCTGATACAGACGACttt GTATTCACGGGACCATCAGATGACACCACAGAGCAGAAAGTCCTCTTCCCAGAACAACTTGATGATGTTCAATTAATCAGAATCTTGCCGATTGAGTCTAACAATGAACCAAGTCTAAGATTGGAAGTGTTGGGATGTGTTGAAGCAA CAACCACACCTGCAGCTATGACACCAGTCACAAGATACACAACTATTGCAGTAACTACTGCAG TTGTGTGTGAGGAACCACTTGGAATGGATAGTAACAACGTACTGATTCCATCAGAAAACATCGTTCCTTCATCACTGGCACCAGGAGTAACCAATGAGGATTTGCGTCTGAATGGTCCTAATGCTTGGACACCTAGTCCTAATGATACTGAACCATCAGTCACTATTGATCTTAACAAACCAAGTATAGTAACCGGTGTTATCTTGCAAGGTGGCGGACCTGATACAGATGACtttgtgactttgtttactgtggaATACAGTCCAGATGGAGAAAACTTCTTCCCTATTACCGATGCCGCTGATGAGCCAGTG gtaTTCACGGGACCATCAGATGACACCACAGAACAGAAAGTCCTTTTCCCCGAACAACTTGATGatattcaattcatcaaaatcttGCCAATTGAGTCTAATAATGAACCAAGTTTAAGATTAGAAGTTTTGGGATGTGTTGAAGCAAGTAAGTAG